The proteins below come from a single Streptococcus canis genomic window:
- a CDS encoding gamma-glutamyl-gamma-aminobutyrate hydrolase family protein, giving the protein MPKPIIGITANQRLNIALDNLPWSYAPTGFVQAVTDSGGLPLILPIGDESSAKTYVSMVDKIILIGGQNVDPKYYQEEKAAFDDDFSPERDLFELAIIKEAIAQKKPILGICRGTQLMNVALGGSLNQNIDSHWQDAPSDFLSHEMVVEKDSILYPIYGGKTLINSFHHQSLKKVADDLNVIARDPRDGTIEAVVSTNPAIPFLGVQWHPELLQGFRQEDLRLFDLFVNDF; this is encoded by the coding sequence ATGCCCAAACCAATTATAGGGATAACTGCTAATCAACGATTAAACATTGCCTTGGATAACCTGCCTTGGTCGTATGCTCCTACTGGTTTTGTTCAAGCCGTCACTGATTCGGGTGGACTACCTCTTATTTTACCAATTGGTGATGAATCCTCCGCTAAAACTTATGTTTCCATGGTTGATAAGATTATCTTGATTGGGGGACAAAATGTAGATCCTAAATATTATCAAGAAGAAAAAGCGGCCTTTGATGACGACTTTTCTCCCGAACGTGATCTTTTTGAACTAGCCATCATTAAAGAAGCTATAGCACAGAAAAAACCAATTTTAGGAATCTGCCGTGGGACCCAATTAATGAACGTTGCCTTAGGTGGTTCCTTAAATCAGAACATTGACTCACATTGGCAGGATGCACCTTCTGATTTTCTGTCCCACGAAATGGTGGTGGAAAAAGATTCCATCTTATATCCTATTTATGGAGGAAAAACCTTAATCAATTCCTTTCATCACCAAAGCTTGAAAAAAGTAGCAGATGATTTAAACGTTATTGCTAGAGACCCGCGCGATGGGACTATCGAAGCTGTCGTGTCAACTAATCCTGCTATTCCTTTTCTTGGTGTCCAATGGCACCCTGAATTACTTCAGGGGTTTCGGCAAGAAGATTTACGACTTTTTGATTTATTTGTCAATGATTTCTAG
- a CDS encoding cysteine desulfurase family protein has protein sequence MTYFDNAATTPLSPNVIRAMTVAMQDNFGNPSSIHSYGRQASKTLRECRQAIANHFGASERQIIFTSGGTESNNTAIKGYALANQKKGKHLITTAIEHHSVLHAMAYLQERFGFEVTYLPCQNGQINLADLKKALRDDTILVSIMYANNETGDLLPIKDIGNLLKEHQAAFHVDAVQAVGKLKVVPSELGIDFLSASAHKFHGPKGVGFLYSKGLQMDALLHGGDQEEKRRASTENMISIVGMTQALNDAMTEQTQLTHHITTLREHLISQLDGLTYYINQSPNHLPHVLNIGFPGYQNGVLLTQLDLAGFAVSTGSACTAGTVEPSHVLAAYFGKDSHRLAESIRISLSDQNTLEEITQLAQTLRKILGDTDGI, from the coding sequence ATGACCTACTTTGATAACGCCGCCACCACCCCGCTTAGTCCTAATGTGATTAGGGCTATGACAGTAGCTATGCAAGATAACTTTGGTAACCCTTCTAGTATTCATTCTTATGGTCGTCAAGCTAGTAAAACACTTAGAGAATGCCGACAAGCTATCGCTAATCATTTTGGGGCTAGTGAACGCCAAATAATTTTTACCTCCGGTGGAACAGAAAGCAACAATACTGCTATTAAAGGTTATGCTTTAGCCAATCAGAAAAAGGGAAAACACCTCATTACAACTGCTATTGAGCATCATTCTGTTCTTCATGCCATGGCCTATCTCCAAGAACGATTTGGTTTTGAAGTCACTTATTTGCCTTGTCAAAATGGACAAATTAATTTAGCTGACTTAAAAAAAGCCTTGAGAGATGATACCATTTTGGTGAGTATAATGTATGCCAATAACGAAACAGGGGATCTGCTGCCTATTAAGGACATTGGAAATCTGCTCAAAGAGCATCAAGCTGCTTTTCATGTCGATGCCGTTCAGGCTGTTGGCAAACTCAAGGTTGTTCCTAGCGAACTTGGGATTGACTTTTTATCTGCTTCTGCTCACAAGTTTCATGGCCCTAAGGGCGTTGGTTTCTTGTATAGTAAGGGGCTACAAATGGATGCTTTGCTCCACGGTGGAGACCAAGAAGAAAAACGTCGAGCTAGCACAGAAAACATGATAAGCATTGTCGGCATGACACAGGCCCTAAATGATGCTATGACTGAGCAAACTCAACTAACCCACCATATCACCACTTTACGGGAACACTTAATAAGTCAATTAGATGGACTGACTTATTACATCAATCAAAGTCCCAACCATTTACCACATGTGCTTAATATTGGCTTTCCAGGCTATCAAAACGGGGTTTTGTTGACCCAACTTGACTTAGCTGGGTTCGCAGTCTCAACAGGTTCTGCCTGTACAGCTGGAACCGTTGAACCAAGTCATGTCCTCGCAGCTTATTTTGGTAAGGATTCCCATCGCTTAGCAGAATCCATCCGCATTAGCTTGTCAGATCAAAACACCCTTGAAGAGATTACGCAGTTAGCTCAAACTTTAAGAAAAATTCTAGGAGATACAGATGGCATTTGA
- a CDS encoding AI-2E family transporter: MKFEKKQVLYIGFAFVLCYAILANWENGTAIVITVYKTSLPFLYGAAGAYIVNIVMSAYEKAYMYAFRESPLVLKAKRGLCMLLAYLTFFILITWIISIVIPDLIASISTLTKFDTTTIKEVINNLEHNKLLARAIKYIGGDAKLTETITGYSQQLLKQFIGVLTNILTSVTIIASAIINLFISFVFSLYVLANKEDLCRQGNTLVDTYTGKYAQHIHYVVELLHHRFHGFFVSQTLEAMILGTLTAIGMFVLQLPFAGTIGVLVAFTALIPVVGASIGAAIGFILIMTQSMSQAIVFIVFLIILQQIEGNFIYPRVVGGSIGLPAMWVLMAITIGASLRGIVGMIVAVPLAATLYQVVKDHIQKKQAIQKKQVS; the protein is encoded by the coding sequence ATGAAATTTGAAAAAAAACAAGTCCTCTATATAGGCTTTGCTTTTGTCCTTTGTTATGCTATTTTGGCTAATTGGGAAAACGGAACTGCAATTGTAATAACTGTTTATAAAACAAGTCTCCCCTTTCTTTACGGAGCTGCTGGAGCCTATATTGTTAATATCGTCATGAGTGCATACGAAAAAGCCTATATGTACGCTTTTAGGGAATCTCCCCTTGTTTTGAAAGCCAAGAGGGGTCTGTGTATGCTGTTAGCTTATTTGACCTTTTTTATTTTAATCACTTGGATTATTTCAATTGTGATTCCAGATTTAATTGCTAGTATCAGTACCCTGACAAAATTTGACACGACAACCATTAAAGAAGTGATTAATAATCTGGAGCATAATAAATTATTGGCGCGTGCCATTAAATATATCGGTGGTGATGCCAAGCTAACGGAAACTATTACCGGTTATAGTCAGCAACTGTTAAAACAATTTATTGGAGTTTTGACCAATATTTTAACGTCTGTAACCATTATTGCCTCTGCCATTATTAATCTCTTTATCAGTTTTGTTTTTTCTTTGTATGTTCTGGCCAACAAAGAAGACCTCTGTCGTCAAGGTAATACCTTGGTTGATACCTATACAGGGAAATACGCTCAGCATATTCACTATGTAGTGGAATTATTACATCATCGCTTTCATGGTTTCTTCGTTAGCCAGACCCTAGAAGCTATGATTTTAGGCACCTTAACAGCTATTGGCATGTTCGTCTTGCAGTTACCCTTTGCGGGAACGATTGGAGTCTTAGTGGCCTTTACCGCATTGATTCCAGTTGTAGGGGCTTCGATTGGTGCAGCTATTGGCTTTATTTTAATCATGACGCAATCTATGTCCCAAGCCATCGTTTTTATTGTCTTTTTAATCATTTTACAACAGATTGAAGGGAACTTTATTTACCCAAGAGTAGTAGGAGGATCAATTGGCCTACCAGCTATGTGGGTATTGATGGCAATTACGATAGGTGCCTCTTTGCGAGGTATCGTTGGGATGATTGTCGCTGTTCCATTGGCAGCTACTCTTTATCAGGTGGTTAAGGATCATATTCAGAAAAAACAAGCCATTCAAAAAAAACAGGTTTCTTAA
- a CDS encoding redox-sensing transcriptional repressor Rex → MVIDKSIPKATAKRLSLYYRIFKRFYADQVEKASSKQIADAMGIDSATVRRDFSYFGELGRRGFGYDVTKLMNFFADLLNDHSTTNVILVGCGNIGRALLHYRFHDRNKMQITMGFDTNDNALVGTKTTDGIPIYGISTIKERLANTDIETAILTVPSIYAQEVSEQLIEAGIKGILSFAPVHLQVPKGVIVQSVDLTSELQTLLYFMNQNHPN, encoded by the coding sequence GTGGTTATTGATAAATCTATTCCAAAAGCGACCGCAAAACGCTTATCACTCTATTACCGTATTTTTAAACGTTTCTACGCTGACCAAGTTGAAAAAGCTAGCTCTAAACAAATTGCAGATGCGATGGGAATTGATTCTGCAACTGTACGTCGCGACTTCTCTTATTTTGGAGAATTGGGACGACGCGGCTTTGGTTATGATGTTACCAAGTTAATGAATTTTTTTGCTGACTTGCTTAATGATCATTCCACTACCAATGTTATTTTAGTCGGTTGTGGTAATATTGGTCGTGCCTTATTGCATTACCGCTTCCATGATCGTAATAAAATGCAAATCACTATGGGATTCGACACTAACGACAATGCTCTTGTTGGCACTAAAACAACCGATGGTATTCCTATCTACGGTATTTCAACTATCAAAGAACGTCTTGCCAATACTGATATTGAAACAGCCATCTTAACCGTTCCAAGTATCTATGCTCAAGAAGTTTCTGAGCAACTGATTGAAGCTGGCATTAAGGGAATTTTGAGTTTCGCTCCTGTCCATCTGCAAGTTCCAAAAGGTGTGATTGTTCAATCTGTCGATTTGACCAGCGAATTGCAAACCTTGCTCTATTTTATGAATCAAAATCACCCTAACTAA
- the radC gene encoding RadC family protein, with translation MYSIKCDDIKLMPRERLMRMGAEALSNQELLAILLRTGNKDKHVLELSSHLLTHLDSLADFKKMSLQELQSLAGIGKVKAIEIKAMLELAARIQATDQTLTDRVLSSVQVAEKMMVALGDKKQEHLVVLYLDSQNRVIEEKTIFIGTVRRSIAEPREILYYACKNMATSLIVVHNHPSGSIEPSPNDYGFTKKIKRSCEDLGIVCLDHIIVSYQAYYSFRERSDLF, from the coding sequence ATGTATTCCATCAAATGTGACGATATTAAGCTAATGCCTAGAGAAAGACTGATGCGAATGGGAGCTGAAGCCCTCAGCAATCAAGAATTATTGGCTATTTTATTGAGAACAGGCAATAAAGACAAGCATGTTTTAGAGCTATCTTCTCATCTTTTAACGCATTTAGACAGCTTAGCAGACTTCAAGAAAATGTCTTTGCAAGAATTACAAAGTTTAGCAGGCATTGGAAAGGTTAAGGCTATTGAGATTAAGGCCATGCTTGAATTAGCAGCGCGGATTCAGGCGACAGATCAAACCTTGACAGATAGGGTTCTGTCAAGTGTTCAAGTTGCCGAAAAAATGATGGTCGCCTTAGGGGATAAAAAGCAGGAGCACTTGGTTGTTTTATATTTAGATAGTCAAAATCGGGTGATTGAGGAAAAGACGATTTTTATTGGGACTGTCAGGCGGTCAATCGCAGAGCCTAGAGAAATTTTATATTATGCGTGTAAAAATATGGCGACCAGTCTGATAGTTGTTCACAACCATCCGTCCGGAAGTATCGAACCTAGCCCGAACGATTATGGGTTTACCAAAAAAATAAAACGATCATGTGAAGACTTGGGCATTGTTTGCCTAGATCACATCATCGTTAGTTATCAAGCGTATTATAGTTTTCGAGAAAGGTCAGATCTCTTTTAA
- a CDS encoding DUF4649 family protein: protein MIDITYLTNSKQEKQVSYASYDDYKQAQFACQIAIADYFPVTKVVVNGNQLDYTGSFGDLYFFLENHGLH from the coding sequence ATGATTGATATTACCTACTTAACCAATAGCAAACAAGAAAAACAAGTTTCCTATGCCAGTTATGACGACTACAAACAAGCCCAGTTTGCTTGTCAAATTGCTATTGCAGATTATTTTCCTGTAACCAAGGTTGTTGTAAATGGTAACCAACTTGATTACACCGGTTCTTTTGGAGATCTCTACTTTTTCCTTGAAAATCATGGACTTCATTAA
- a CDS encoding DUF1831 domain-containing protein — MAFEKEISLKDCKYRYQISPNVKKYTLRDTTFTQTTVGHYQLTRLLEKVPNSGEGFPLKITINKELNGFKLAITDQSGLRLVNIFKTEDNKILQDKFYFLMDSLVERDIFTKTEN; from the coding sequence ATGGCATTTGAAAAAGAAATTAGCTTAAAAGACTGTAAATACCGTTACCAAATCAGTCCAAACGTTAAAAAATATACTTTAAGAGATACCACCTTTACCCAAACGACAGTTGGTCATTATCAATTAACACGCTTGTTAGAAAAGGTTCCTAATTCAGGAGAAGGTTTTCCTTTAAAAATTACCATAAACAAAGAGCTTAATGGTTTTAAATTAGCCATTACTGACCAGTCTGGACTAAGATTGGTTAATATTTTCAAAACAGAGGATAATAAAATTCTTCAAGATAAGTTTTATTTCCTCATGGATAGCCTAGTGGAACGAGACATTTTCACGAAGACAGAAAACTAA